The following are from one region of the Methanobrevibacter sp. genome:
- a CDS encoding FprA family A-type flavoprotein: MKADALKIADGVYWVGVLDWDLRDYHGYILDGTTYNCYLVFGEDKVALIDNVYPGQGAQLWGRVKDAFEQEGREFNIDVIIQNHIENDHSGTLVEFVKKFPDAEVYCSNMAVNGLKSHLPYLKDFDFKTVKTGDQVDLGGKTLAFVEAPMLHWPDSMFTMIMEDGILCSNDAFGQHICVSERYDYEIDEAVLMRHAQKFYANLITPSSMMYRNKLKELEDLGLLEQVKMIAPSHGQILTEPGKIIEKYNEWANGECKDKVTFVYDTMHHSTPKMAQAMAEGLMSEGIEVKMYYIHEDERCNVVTDILDSKAVCFGSPTMMNNPYPSLGDIVYYLTALNFKATGYTKKAVCFGSKGWGGGANRKLDADLTAAGFEVLEQYDTTYIPTEEVLDHCYEMGKNLAKEIKDE; the protein is encoded by the coding sequence ATGAAAGCAGATGCATTAAAAATTGCAGATGGTGTTTACTGGGTCGGTGTATTAGACTGGGATCTTAGAGACTACCATGGATATATATTAGATGGAACAACCTACAACTGTTATTTAGTTTTTGGTGAAGATAAAGTAGCTTTAATAGACAACGTTTACCCTGGTCAAGGTGCTCAATTATGGGGTAGAGTAAAAGATGCTTTTGAACAAGAAGGAAGAGAATTTAACATTGATGTAATCATTCAAAACCATATTGAAAATGACCACTCAGGAACTCTTGTTGAATTTGTTAAAAAATTCCCTGATGCAGAAGTCTACTGTTCAAACATGGCTGTAAACGGTTTAAAAAGTCATTTGCCATACTTAAAAGACTTTGATTTCAAAACCGTAAAAACAGGAGATCAAGTCGATTTAGGTGGAAAGACTTTAGCATTTGTTGAAGCTCCAATGCTTCACTGGCCGGACAGCATGTTCACTATGATCATGGAAGATGGAATCTTATGTTCCAATGATGCATTTGGTCAACATATCTGTGTAAGCGAAAGATATGATTATGAAATCGATGAAGCAGTTTTAATGAGACACGCTCAAAAATTCTACGCTAATTTAATTACTCCATCTTCAATGATGTACAGAAACAAATTAAAAGAATTGGAAGACTTAGGATTACTCGAGCAAGTTAAAATGATTGCTCCTTCTCACGGTCAAATCTTAACCGAACCTGGAAAGATTATTGAAAAATACAATGAATGGGCTAATGGAGAATGTAAAGATAAAGTAACATTTGTTTATGATACAATGCATCATTCAACTCCAAAAATGGCTCAGGCTATGGCAGAAGGACTCATGTCTGAAGGAATCGAAGTTAAAATGTACTACATCCATGAAGATGAAAGATGTAACGTTGTAACCGATATTTTAGATTCCAAAGCTGTTTGTTTCGGTTCTCCAACCATGATGAACAACCCTTATCCAAGTCTTGGAGACATTGTTTACTATTTAACAGCTCTTAACTTTAAAGCAACCGGATATACTAAAAAAGCAGTATGCTTCGGTTCCAAAGGTTGGGGTGGAGGAGCTAACAGAAAACTTGATGCTGATTTAACTGCAGCCGGTTTTGAAGTCCTCGAACAATATGATACTACTTACATTCCAACTGAAGAAGTTTTAGACCATTGCTATGAAATGGGTAAAAACTTAGCAAAAGAAATTAAAGACGAATAA
- the thsA gene encoding thermosome subunit alpha, which yields MMANQPIFILPQSTERYSGRDALRMNITAAKILENIVRTTLGPKGMDKMLVDSMGDVTVTNDGATILREMDIAQPAARMLVEIAKKQEDIVGDGTTSVVVIAGELLQKAQNLLEDGIATSVVVRGFRNASAKALEILNNISVDARDKDTLKKVAMTAMTGKGSDFAKEHLADLVVDAALRIEEDGKVDKDSINIQRISGDSVEDSFLAEGIIMDKTPVSKNMSRDIKDAKVALIKYPIQLKEITTDAKIDITSPDQFEAFLNNEEEMIKDLVDKVVESGANVLFCQKGIDDMAEHYLNKAGIVAYKRVKKSDMERLNKATGAKIVTDIEDLTPEVLGSAGHIYVEKIFDHELTFIEECGNPKATSIVLRGSTRYVTEQISRALDDALGVVAATIEDGKVLIGGGATEIELVKQLRDYGDSVMGREQLAILAYAEALEIIPRTLIENAGLDTINLIADLKAAHEESPAMGINVFTGKIVDMKEEGVLEPLKVKIQALQASTEAAEMILRIDDMIAAKNGLNSTGPDESGNDNSGMPPMPPAPGMGGMPPMM from the coding sequence ATAATGGCAAATCAACCAATATTCATTTTACCACAAAGTACTGAAAGGTATTCTGGTAGGGATGCTTTAAGAATGAATATTACTGCTGCTAAAATTTTAGAAAATATTGTAAGAACAACCCTCGGTCCAAAAGGAATGGACAAAATGTTAGTTGACTCTATGGGGGACGTTACAGTAACTAATGATGGTGCAACCATTTTAAGAGAAATGGATATTGCACAACCTGCAGCTAGAATGCTTGTAGAAATTGCTAAAAAGCAAGAAGATATTGTTGGAGATGGAACTACTTCTGTTGTTGTAATTGCAGGAGAATTATTACAAAAAGCTCAAAACTTATTAGAGGATGGAATAGCTACTTCTGTTGTCGTTAGAGGATTTAGAAATGCTTCAGCAAAAGCACTTGAAATTTTAAATAACATTTCTGTTGACGCAAGAGACAAGGACACTCTTAAAAAGGTAGCTATGACTGCTATGACCGGTAAAGGTTCTGATTTTGCTAAGGAACACTTGGCTGACTTAGTTGTAGATGCTGCTTTAAGAATAGAGGAAGATGGAAAAGTGGATAAGGACAGCATCAACATCCAAAGGATATCTGGAGATTCTGTAGAAGATTCATTCTTAGCTGAAGGAATCATAATGGATAAAACTCCTGTTTCTAAAAACATGTCCAGAGATATTAAGGATGCTAAAGTTGCACTTATCAAATATCCTATTCAATTAAAAGAAATCACAACCGATGCTAAAATAGACATAACCAGTCCTGATCAATTTGAGGCTTTCTTAAATAATGAGGAAGAAATGATTAAGGATTTAGTGGATAAGGTTGTTGAATCCGGTGCTAATGTCTTATTCTGTCAAAAAGGAATTGACGACATGGCAGAACATTATTTAAATAAAGCTGGAATTGTAGCTTACAAACGTGTTAAAAAATCCGATATGGAAAGACTTAACAAGGCTACTGGAGCAAAAATCGTAACTGATATTGAAGACTTAACTCCTGAAGTTTTAGGTTCTGCAGGCCATATTTATGTTGAAAAGATCTTTGATCATGAATTGACTTTCATTGAAGAATGTGGAAATCCAAAGGCTACTTCAATCGTATTGAGGGGAAGTACTCGTTATGTAACTGAACAAATCAGCAGGGCATTAGATGATGCTTTAGGTGTAGTTGCAGCTACTATTGAAGACGGAAAAGTTCTTATTGGTGGAGGAGCTACTGAAATCGAACTTGTAAAACAATTAAGAGATTACGGTGATTCTGTAATGGGAAGGGAACAATTAGCTATTTTGGCTTATGCCGAAGCTTTGGAAATCATTCCAAGAACCTTGATTGAAAATGCAGGTTTAGACACAATCAATCTTATTGCAGACTTAAAAGCTGCTCATGAAGAATCTCCAGCAATGGGAATCAATGTATTCACAGGAAAAATAGTTGATATGAAAGAGGAAGGAGTATTGGAACCTTTAAAAGTTAAAATACAAGCTCTTCAAGCATCCACAGAAGCTGCTGAAATGATTTTACGTATTGATGATATGATTGCAGCTAAAAACGGATTAAATTCAACTGGTCCTGACGAATCAGGAAATGATAACAGTGGCATGCCACCAATGCCTCCAGCTCCTGGAATGGGTGGAATGCCTCCAATGATGTAA
- a CDS encoding collagen binding domain-containing protein, whose translation MKSKWLLLPLIVLVIFCSVSAVSAMEHDVNSSYEIQNHNLTSDSNVGDSDDQYDFLTVKPVNFVAPSIEKYYKNGTSFDAILTDYKGNPISKQPVIFTVKGVSYVKITNNGGIASLPINLVQGTYSITALYNGTENYNSAVINSKIIVLPTVIGEDLVKYYKNGTPYSVKVIDSKGNPLVNSKVAFTIKSKTYTLLSDSDGIATLPINLAVGNYEIVAKNLADNTYRKDSITVIPNVIGGNLVKYYKNGTPYSVKVIDSKGNPLVNSKVAFTVKSKTYTLLSDSDGIASLPINLNIGTYSIISKNLADNTFRQDTIYVIPNIVTADLVKGYGDDKNFEAKIIDSEGNPVSGAKVRFTVANKDYNRITNSEGIASLYISFNPGTYKIKTTNLDNGQSCNNNLKILSRPDSNISVLNTVIDDNSGNSLKIVLSNVLGNKLPNRNVVLVVDGKSYNAVSDNKGVVTFNPRLNAGNYSALYIYLGNNYNGETSIYSNITVLKGKTTTLEVSTPIVVRGESLDVIVNDVDGNILPNVHISFNVLNKNYTVISNEEGIASLPINLNQGVVPVSYAVAEQGYSPVTGLVNVTVVSDNPNVKFENDANCYIKGQKFSAKLLVDNVYLANQEVSISVNNKNYDLVSNEKGIVSFVIDEEPGTYDITCTYDGNSILDAVKTTFYIIVLDSMDTSLRYVGEKQFSVEDGGNFSVRLVGSNNIPIGNQNISFKLKSISYYGTTDENGIASLPIHLSKGNYEIFYKFEGNGQLLGSSGSQKFSVESKFYKRNGYMFIWRDEDADFKALAKQGTTDVFVHCKNIIQYGEENVLKWIRNANSYGINVYLWVPIFHNNVQFIPPINEDGTQNREIVNQRLNEAKYYATLPGLSGILIDFIRFPGTAHYYQDSASIISNVVKDYADTVRSANPDLLMLSTIIPRERNTVYDHAQDIHAIAKCVDVIVPLIYKSAFTEKVLWISNLAKWCYNNAEGTPLWVALLGYKADAIQEPISLSEINRDIKITLKQHIDGIQIFRWGATPHPNFNELY comes from the coding sequence TTGAAAAGTAAATGGTTGTTGCTCCCGCTAATTGTTCTGGTTATTTTTTGTTCTGTTTCAGCAGTTAGTGCTATGGAGCATGATGTAAATTCGAGTTATGAGATTCAAAATCATAATTTGACTTCTGATTCTAATGTGGGTGACTCAGATGATCAATATGATTTTTTAACGGTCAAACCTGTGAATTTTGTGGCTCCAAGTATTGAGAAATATTATAAAAATGGTACAAGCTTTGATGCGATTTTAACAGATTATAAGGGCAATCCTATTTCAAAACAACCAGTAATTTTCACTGTAAAGGGCGTTAGTTACGTAAAAATTACTAATAATGGTGGAATAGCTTCACTGCCTATTAATTTGGTTCAGGGAACATATTCAATAACTGCATTATATAATGGAACTGAAAACTATAATTCTGCAGTTATTAATTCTAAAATTATAGTTTTACCTACAGTTATAGGAGAAGATCTGGTCAAGTACTATAAGAATGGTACTCCTTATTCTGTTAAGGTTATTGACAGCAAAGGTAATCCTTTGGTTAATTCTAAGGTGGCTTTCACTATCAAAAGTAAAACTTATACTTTGTTAAGTGATTCTGATGGTATTGCCACATTGCCTATCAATCTTGCGGTTGGGAATTATGAAATTGTTGCTAAAAATTTGGCAGATAACACTTATCGCAAGGACAGTATAACCGTAATTCCTAATGTCATTGGTGGAAATCTGGTCAAGTACTATAAGAATGGTACTCCTTATTCTGTTAAGGTTATTGACAGCAAAGGTAATCCTTTGGTTAATTCTAAGGTGGCTTTCACTGTCAAAAGTAAAACTTATACTTTGTTAAGTGATTCTGATGGTATTGCAAGTCTGCCGATTAATTTAAATATTGGCACTTATTCCATCATCTCTAAAAATTTAGCTGACAATACATTCCGTCAAGATACAATTTATGTTATTCCAAATATTGTAACTGCAGATCTTGTTAAAGGATATGGTGATGACAAGAATTTTGAGGCTAAAATCATTGATAGCGAAGGCAATCCTGTTTCTGGTGCTAAAGTTCGTTTTACAGTAGCAAACAAGGATTATAACAGAATTACTAATTCTGAAGGTATCGCTTCATTGTATATTTCATTTAATCCTGGAACTTATAAAATAAAAACAACAAATTTGGACAATGGTCAATCATGCAATAACAATTTGAAAATTTTATCAAGACCTGATTCAAATATCTCAGTTTTAAATACGGTTATTGATGACAATTCAGGCAATTCCCTTAAAATAGTTTTATCTAATGTTTTGGGAAACAAACTCCCTAACAGGAATGTTGTTTTGGTCGTGGATGGGAAATCTTATAATGCCGTATCTGACAATAAGGGTGTTGTTACTTTCAATCCTAGATTAAATGCGGGTAATTATAGTGCTTTATATATTTACTTAGGAAATAACTACAATGGGGAAACATCTATTTATTCCAACATAACAGTTTTAAAAGGAAAAACAACAACTTTGGAGGTTTCAACTCCTATTGTTGTTAGGGGGGAATCATTGGATGTTATTGTAAATGATGTTGATGGCAATATTTTGCCAAATGTCCACATATCATTTAATGTATTGAATAAAAATTATACGGTTATTTCTAATGAAGAAGGTATTGCTAGTTTACCTATTAATTTAAATCAAGGGGTTGTTCCTGTTTCATATGCTGTTGCTGAGCAGGGGTATAGTCCTGTAACAGGTTTGGTTAACGTAACTGTCGTATCCGATAATCCTAATGTTAAATTTGAAAATGATGCCAACTGTTATATTAAAGGTCAGAAATTCAGCGCTAAGCTTTTAGTGGATAATGTTTATTTGGCAAATCAAGAAGTATCAATTTCAGTCAATAATAAAAATTATGATCTTGTCAGCAATGAAAAAGGAATTGTTTCTTTTGTAATCGATGAGGAACCAGGAACATATGATATAACTTGCACTTATGATGGAAATTCAATATTGGATGCTGTAAAAACCACATTTTATATAATTGTATTGGATTCAATGGACACATCATTAAGATATGTTGGTGAAAAACAATTTTCAGTAGAGGATGGAGGCAATTTTTCTGTTAGATTAGTCGGTTCCAATAACATTCCAATCGGGAATCAAAATATTAGCTTTAAATTAAAAAGCATAAGTTACTATGGAACAACAGATGAAAATGGGATTGCTTCATTACCTATTCATTTAAGCAAAGGCAACTATGAAATTTTCTATAAGTTTGAAGGAAATGGTCAATTGTTAGGCAGTTCAGGATCTCAAAAATTCTCTGTGGAATCAAAATTTTATAAAAGAAATGGGTACATGTTTATATGGAGAGACGAGGATGCTGATTTCAAGGCTCTTGCAAAACAGGGAACTACTGATGTGTTTGTTCATTGCAAGAACATAATACAATATGGTGAGGAAAATGTTTTGAAATGGATTAGAAATGCTAATTCATATGGTATCAATGTATATTTATGGGTGCCTATATTCCATAACAATGTACAATTTATTCCACCAATTAATGAGGATGGTACTCAAAATCGTGAGATTGTAAATCAGAGACTTAATGAGGCCAAATATTATGCAACCCTTCCGGGATTAAGTGGAATTCTTATAGATTTCATCAGGTTCCCTGGAACTGCTCACTACTATCAGGATTCTGCCAGCATCATTAGTAATGTTGTAAAGGATTATGCAGACACAGTACGCAGTGCAAATCCTGATTTACTAATGCTGTCTACTATCATTCCTAGGGAAAGGAATACAGTATATGATCATGCTCAGGATATTCACGCTATAGCAAAGTGTGTTGATGTCATAGTTCCATTGATTTACAAATCAGCATTTACAGAAAAGGTATTATGGATTTCAAATTTAGCCAAATGGTGTTATAATAATGCTGAAGGAACTCCACTATGGGTTGCTTTATTGGGTTATAAGGCCGATGCTATTCAAGAACCGATTTCTCTTTCAGAGATTAACAGGGATATTAAAATTACCTTAAAACAACACATTGATGGAATTCAAATATTTAGATGGGGTGCAACACCTCACCCTAACTTCAATGAGCTTTATTAA